The genomic window ACGCTATCTCGGATCGGGAAGAGATCATCACTAGTTTAAATGTAGTCTACCCTTGTTCCTCTTCAACGTGGACGACCTTTGTCAAGACCAAAAAATTGGGTTATCGAAAGATTATGTATGATAGAGGACTTGAGAAGGCATGGTGAATCACAGAAGTCAAGCCTAGGTCGAAATCTTTTGCTAGGGCCGGATTCTCTAGGAGATGCCGCGTTCTTTGGAGCTCGAAGCCAGCTCGGTACCAGCTCTGATCTGTATATCCAAAACTTGTCTGGGAATCGGAGCTAAAATACTATTCCCTGAGTTCTAACCGGCAAACGGTCTGGGGTCAGACCAAGGGAGCTAACTTGGTTAAGCACAATGTTCAGCTAATTCGGACTCTCGAAACCAACGACGATGCTTTATCGTAGATACACCACAACCCATCGGTTCTTTTTCCATGTCCCCACCATGAGGATCTGGGCATGGAGAAACCTTATTGGATTATAGACATCCCAGACCTTGCCGCCACAAAAGTGACAAATCATATCTGGCAGGGTCGATCGCGTTCCAGTTCCGTATTCTCGGGATAAACTTACACACCCTCGATCATGGCGGTATTTTTACCAAAGGTGAACGGGACTGGATTTGCTTACCAGAAGCGAAAATTCGCGAAGAAAGAAGAGTGATATCCTTACCTAGTACTCGGCCACAACGATGTCTACCTAGTAAAACTGAAAGATTTCAACAACCTTcagctgttgttgttcctgatgcccccttttcccctttcccctaccaggtgacgaggaagagcagGGGGGTTTCATGTGTTCGGCTCTGGTAGATTTCATCAACGTTTCCCCTGATCTTTCAATACATGTTCCATGCACAAGGGCCCCCCCCCTCATGGCGGGGAGGATTGGGTGTGAACAAGGAGATCCGGCACGTTCCGGGTCCCGATTACCAGTCCACCCAGGCTCAGCAACATGAGATGCGAGATGGTGCCCGGTTTGTTGGTTCCTCAAGTCAGTAttgaaaccaccaccagaccagGATTCTCTTTATCACTCTTCATCAACGAATCCGATGACCCCTTGACCAGGTTTCTGAACAGGTATATGAAGCCGtattccccctccccatctgcCAACACGCTAATCGCACACTGAGTTCTTCAGTAAATACCAACAGTCGACTCCATATCAGAAAGCTCTAAATCTCAACAACTTCCCTCCACCTCTTTCACCATGGCACGTCGTTCTTCAGACCCCCTCAGGGTTATTGGCCAACCGCCTGCAAGCGTAGGGATGAACGAAACCATCAGTCCCGCAATCGAGGTCTCATTCACTCTTTCAGACTACAAAGGCGTAGATATCACCAATATCGGCAATCTCTTCGCTACCGTCGTTCTCCATGAAGGATACAGCCAAACCGCTGTAGATGACGGGTTGACAGGGGCGACGACGGTATCCCCTGACTGGACCCGCACGAGCAATGGTGTTGTTCACTTTACCTTCGATGCGGTTGCAACCAACTACCCCATGGCTGGAGCATATTACATCCAGGTCGCTGTTTATTATATCAGCAATGATGGCGGCTACTACAATCTCGTCGAGGGGAACGTCACGGCCTTGGACATCTTTTGATCTTTTGGTCCCAAATCGTGAAACATGATGTCTGTACGTACGTGTTTGAAGGTCTGTCATTCATTACGAGGGTGGCAGCTAACGAGTGGTAACAGCAATGCCGCAGGAGGCCCAAGATAGTTTCATGTCGAGGCTCACAAAGAATCCTGGTTTTCCCTACCCACTGGATGGATATCAATCCTGGAGTACTGGCTGGAGTTTGCTCATGGCGTTTTGAATTTTTATGTACCTTTCCCTTCACCCTCACTTTTAGGTAGTTCGGGTTCATACAGCACCGAAATCTGATTTGGAGCCTTGCTTTTTGATCCTTTGACTTTCTCATGCTGTCTTTGAGGCTTCTCGGCAAACAACCGATTGGACAAACGCCCACGGCATGTGCAAAAGCCACGCGAGCGCTACCAAGGTCTTGGATGAAAGCCGAGAACCCTGAGGGAAATTCTTGTGAAATTTCAACGCACAGCCAAACGAGATCCCCATACGTCATTCCAGACTGGATGAGCCTGAGAACACCAGCTATTGGCCgtgtcaccaccaacatcccaCGTGGAACCAGGGTCCAACACAACAAGCAAGCCACCTGCTACCGTCGAAGTCCGATTGACGGGCAAGTGCCGATTATGCAGTAGAAAAGACTGAGATTTCTGCTTTCAAGATCGATCCAAGTCTTTGACAACTCCTTGCTCACGCGATTCCAGTGATTTGACGACCAAGTCAGCGCTGAATGCAAAACTTCCTTGCGCAAGTTCAGCTTTCTGCAGCCATCATGAAGAAagcccaaaagaaaaagttgAGCGCGTCCTTCTTGCTTATCATAACCACACGGCTCAATCCCAACTACCTGACACCCATCATGACAACAAGCCACTGACGTCGAAATTATACACAGCCTCCCTACATACACATTTTCTCGTCCGTTTTATTGCTTTGTGAAGCCCCCCTTCTCACACTCTTACAACATCTCCCTGGCACTTGTCACTCAACCGCTATCTCGTACCACCatatttcttcttcttctcgtccacctcacctcatcatcatcaccatccccaaaaGAATGATGCAATTCCCATGTAAGCACAACCAATGCAGCCTCCACATGTAAGCGGTCACTCATGTTTTCATCACCTTCCACAACCCAATCTGAACCTCCTGGTGGGCCAATTCATCTCACACCCACCCGCTTGGACAGACAATATACTACAAGCCGCCTCATCGGCTAGGACCCCGGACCCAAAATCTTGGAAGAGGTCTAACAAGATCACCAAACATGACAAGGCTGGCACGTGTCACTGGTATGTGACCGCGCTTACACCAGGCTGACGTACCCGCCTCATTTGACCTCTTTCGGTtacaccccctccctttctACAAAAAAGTCCGATGTAAATACcatctcctctccttcccggATCGAATCAGCCAAAACGGCAATGAAAAACCaactctcttctcctttcgTACCATATTCTCACTCAAGCAAGGGACTTTTCCACCCACTCGGCTTGCATCCCGAAAAAAAAGATTGATCACGAATGCAtattctccctcctctgcccaaGACACTCTGACATCACAGCACAGGTCATGAAATTCTCGAAACGAAAAGATTCCATCAAATTCCCCGAAAAAGGCAAAAATGAGCGACTCATCCAGTATGGatcagaagaaaaaaacggCAAAAATGATGTCGTTTCGACGGGAATTGAGCCCGACGTGGGGgtcgaacccacaaccttgagatTTCGGAGCACTCCTTAAGAGTCTCACGCTCTACCGATTGAGCTAGCCGGGCAGGCTATTTGATAGGGGCAATCAGCGGTATTAGGGTAAATGTTATTGTGCATgatccaccatcatcaccaccgccatcgccgtcACCATGTTGATTCCTCTTGTTTCCAACCACCAGACATCTCACATTCACACCGACATAAATCGTGATAACTTGGAAACATGTATTGTTACTATCGCTGAAGAACTGTCCAATCCCAACCATGCCCAAACGACAAAAATTAACACCGCTTTCAACCCATACATCCCGTCCATCATGTGCATGCAATTACAGAGTTctggaagaaaaaaaaaccatttTAGTCTCGTACAATCGTCACCTTGTATTTTCTTATcccttttcccccccccaattACTGCCCATTCATGGCAACATCATACCAAATTACACCTGCTTGAGATACTGGAGCATCTTCTCCCGTTCTTGTACCGGCATGGTGTGAAGGACATCGCGGATACCCTTCCAGGCAGGGTTGCTGGCAGCATCCTCCGTAGACTGGCTACCAAGACGGACGAGCTCGCGCATCTCGGCCTGCAGAGCCTCGGCCTTGAGGTGCTCAACCTTCTCGTGCACCACCTTGCGGTTTTCCTCGTACCAGATGGCAACCTCCCGATCAGACTTGTCAAAGTGGGCAATACCGCACCAGGattcgaggagggagaggtgacGGGCGCGGGCTTGGGCAGCTGCCGCCGCATTCTTGTTGTGAACGCCCGAAACCGCAGCCGCCGAGgcaaggcggcggaggatgtACTCCTCGTTCAATCTTCTGCGCACGCGCCAGTAAAAGAAGCGGCGGGCGTTGCGCCACTCAAGCACCTCGCGAATGACACCCTTGGCTTTCATGCGGCCGGCGCGGTCGTGAAGATCGGCAAACTGCAAGCTGATCTGAGCATATACAGGCAGAAGCTCCTGCTCGCGCtccgtcatcttcttcttgatctcatcgatctcctccttggAAAGCGACGTGTCGGCGATCTGCCTCTTAAGGCCCGAGTAAACTGGATCGAGACGGGCCATGGTCTCAAGCTGCTTGTCCTTGCGGTATTTGATACCGATGATACCCTCAGGCTCCAAGACACCGCCGCGGGCGTCCACATCGGCGTACATCTCCATGGCGGtcgggttgatggtgggatcGACGACGACCCACGAACCGCCACGAAGCTCACCGAATGGTGGAATGTAGATGAAGACTGGCTGCTCGAACTTGACGAGAGCATCGACAATGTACGAGCCGTACTTGAGGACCTCGTTGTACATGTCACGCTGGCCACCAGAGAATCCACGCCAGTTGGCAAGGATCATCAGGGGAAGCTGCTCGCCATAGTTGAAGTCGTTGATGGCCTGAGCAGTCTTAAAGGCAGAGTTGGGGTaccaaacaccaccggcCTCGTTGCTGACTTGCTCGATCGAGTCAGGGTTGGCAGGGTCGGCGGGTGTGATGTTCTCGACAGAGCGGGTCTCGACACCGATGACACCCATAGGAATGCCGCCGAGACGAGCACGACCAACCACGACAGTGCGAGCCCAGCCGCCAAGGGTCTCCACGAAGGAATCCTTGTCAAACAGACCAGGCTGGAAACCATCCTCGTCCTGCTTGCCGGCAATCATCCACCTGACATCATAGGGCTTCTTCTGCTCTGGGGTGAAGACAACGTCACGATCCCAGCTGTCGATGCCAAGGCTGATGGGCACAGGGTTGTTGCGCTTATCGGGAACGAAGGACATCCACTCAACAATCTTGGAAACACCAGCAAAGTCGTCGTTGGCGGTCAAGTGAGACACACCGTTGCGGTACATGATCTGAGTGCCACCAAGCTGGAGGTTAGAGGTGTAGACCTCACGACCCaaaaggttgttgagggcgggGGCACCAGTCAGGATGATGGGCTGGCCCTCAATTTGCACAGCACGCTGACCAAGGCGGACAAGGTAGGCACCAATACCTGCAAACAGTCAGTACACGACTCATTTCAAAAGATCGtcagaaaaagggggaatAACTCACCAACCGAGCGGCAAGTGACGAGCGTGCAAGTAAAGATATCCTGGTAGGCTCTGCTAGTGGCACCGGCGATGAGGCCGGAACCACGCAAGCATTCGACACCCAAACCGTCTTCAGCACCGATGATGGTGACAATCTTGTGACGCTTCTCGCCACCCTCAGAGACCTCCTCGGTCAGCACAGTGCTCTCGAacctcttcttggcctcatcGTTGAGGTAGAGGTACTTGAAGCCAGCCTCgggcttgccctcctcgtTCCAGGCCACGCTGAAGTGAGGCATCAGCTCGTTGGCCAGACCCAAGCGAGCACCCGAATTGGCCGACAAGTAGATGCGGGGAACGCCCAACTTGCGAGCAAGCTCTGTGCACTTGTAGAAGAAGTTGTCTTCCTTGGGCCCGAAAGAACCAATGTTGAAGGTGATGTCGTTGGCGACGACAACAAACTTGCGGCCCTTGGGGTATTCGGGGGTGCGGGCGCTGATGAGCCAACCGACCATACCGCAGGTGTTGGTGCCTGGGTCGCGAGAAACCTCGGCCAAGTTGTCATGGTCATCCAAGACAAGCTCGTTGAACTCGATGCACTCGCCAACCGGGGGCTGCTTCTCGGCCATGGAGGGGACCTTCTTGACAGCATTGGCCCAGCTGTTCTGGATGGCCTGGCGGAAAAGCTCGGGGAAATCATACACATACTGAGTGCCCATCAAATGAGCCTTGTACCGCTTGGGCTGGAGCCAGTTCTTGGTGGGGTAAGGGGTCGAGACGGGGAGCAGATGCATGGATCCGATCTTGGTGGTGCCACCGGTAGAGTAGAAGACCCAGTCGCCCTTGTCCGACTTGCGCTCGGCATACATCTCTACCTGGATGACGTAGCCAGAGGTGTTGGTAATGATCACACGCAGAGGGTAGGGCATGCCGGTGGAGGGATCAGTGCAAATAATGCGGATCTCGACCTGGGCAACACGAAGACGCCAAGCGCGGGGACCGAAGCGATCCAAGAAGCCCTGAAGCGACTGCTCAACTTCCTGAGGCTGAAGCTGGAAGACGGGAGTAAAGTTGATGAACATATGGTTCAAATCCGAGTTGTGTGTGCCGATAATCTCGAGAGCGTCAAAAATATCGTTGATCACGCGGTCGGCTTCCGAAATCAAGTACTCGGCGGTAGGAATCTCATCCCGAAGTCTTCCGGGGCGAATGACAGCACGAGTGAAGAAGCGCCTATCAGTCTCAACACCCttcccaacaccctcgtACATGTGGATATTCTTGTTTTCGGTGAAGACGGGCTTGATCTTGAACTTGGAGAGACGAGCCAATTCGAGCTGGAAGGCAAGAGAAGGCTCAATGTGGCGAATACTGTCATCCTCAATGTACTCGGGGCCACGGAAGGTGTAGTAACCGGGGTACGAGCCATCGTTGCGGCCGCAGATGAAGGTCAGACGACGGACGCGGCGGGCGAAAAGGTCATCCTTGAACTGATGGACCAGGGGCAAGATCTCCTTCAGGATCTCATCATCGCTGCGGCCCTCAGCATCGCGGATGGCAACGTTGACAACGGCTGAAAGTTCGTCGATGCTGtcaagacgaggaggagggggcgggcgACGCTTGCCGCTGAGGTCAGGAATGAAGCCAggggtcttcttcttggcgcCGTTCATCACCGGGAGGGTGTCGAGAGCTCTGGAGAGGAGGTCATCGGCATCCTCGAGGTACTTGCATGGCACTATCACACCCTTACGGGTCGGCTCCTCCTGTGTCTTCCTCTCGAGGTAGGACATGTCGCTGATGGAGTGGATACGCTTGAAGGTGTTATCAACCGGCGTAGCCGGAGAGGATGGGGCAGCGGACTGCAAGGGCAGCCCGAACTCGGTCTGGCCAATCTTGCGCAGAGCAAAGTCCCAGGAAACGAAGGATGGCGTCTCGGTCTCATCGGTGTGGTACTCAATCTTCTTCAGGACATACGCACGGTACGCGCGACGGACGTAAACCTCCAAAGCAGCCAGAGAAACCCAGGGATCCTCGTGAGCGAAGAACAATGTCAGGACATCGAAGACAGTGTACTTGGAGTCGACGAcctccttgatgacctcAAGGTTAGGCTCCCGGTGGTCCCAGCCGGTCTCGCCGTAGCGGGACTCAACAACAGAGGAGCGCAAAATGTGCTCCATCTGGGCGGTTCTCTCCTCGAGAGACGGAAGGGCACACTGGATGAGAATCTCACGAGCCTTCAACGAGACCTTAGCAGTTTGGCGGGACTCGAGCTCGGCCATCTTGCGAAGCACTGGGCGAAGGTACTTGCCAACGTTGCCAACATTGGGCTTGTTGGGACGGTACTCCTCCAGAATGGCGAGAACCAGCGAGTTCTTGGCCGCGACTCTGGTATGCGACAGCACAGTCTGCACAACCTTGGAGGTGTCCTCCTTGTTCTGGTCACGAAGCTGCAAGATGACTTCCTCGTCCTGAGACCGGCGGCCAGAGAAAAGGCGCTCGACCTCGGCGTACATGTTCAGGAGCTCAGTAATAACGGTCAACTCACGCACCTTCTGACCTTCGGCATACATGTCGAGCACGTCGGTCAAAGGCTGAAGAGTGGTCTTGAGGACGTCCGCGTCGCTCTTGGAGGTGACGTTGTCGTCAAGGAACTTCTGGAAGACCTTGGCCAGGTTGCGAGCAGGGAACTCGGCGCCACGCGAGGACGCACGTTCGAGAACAGAGCTGAACTGAGCGTCGAGCTTCTGGGGCATGCGGGCATGGAGAGCAGAGAACTGAGCCGAGAACTCGCTGTAGGGGAGCTTGGGGTCGCGGAGCACCTCAATAAGCCCCTTCAGGGTCTGCAGCATGATCACCTGGTTGTCGAAACCCATGAGGATGTtcttgagggtgttgaagagAAGGGTGAACTTCTGGGCGGGCTTGttaccaaccaccacaggaGGGCCATACTCGGGAAGTTGACCGATGAACGACTGAGCTTGCTTGACGCGGCTGGGGTCATCAAGAGCCAAAATACCGAGAATGTCACCAGCCTCGAGGGTAGCTCCGGGCTGCTTGATGAGCTGCACAATACCGTCCTCCTGCGCGATGAGGGGCATGTACATCTTCATGACCTCAACTTCGGCAAAGGTCTGGCCAGCACGCACGTGGGCACCGTTCTCCACAGAGTACTTCACGAGCTTACCGGGAGATGGCGTGCGGAGCTGGGTGGGATCGTTCTCCTGCTCCAACAGGCAGGTCTTGCTGTCGACTGAGATGCGAGTGGCGGCGGCCTCTTCCTTCCAGTACACGTTGTGACTGCGCCCATCGAGGAGGACCAGGAGACCACCGTCGCTGAGAGCGCGAACACCGACTGTGCACTTGGAACCGTTGATGAAGAGGTGGTAGCTGTCAGAGCTGGAACGACTGACGGTGAACTTGTACCGGTAGCCCTCATAGATGAAGTCCACAGGGAAGACAGTCTTGAGAATGTCCTTGGAGGGGACTTGGCCCTTCTCCAGACCGGCTCTGTATTCGGCAATGCAGTTCTCGCTGGCAATGTGAGCCTTGGTGACAGCACCGCAGACAACAGCGAGCATAGGGTCAGGTCTCTCGGcagtgagcttcttggaAATCAACTCATCAAGccagccggtggtgatggtgttgtccTCGAAAGCTTCGGtctcgagaagcttgatgaGGTACTCGACAGTAGTACGGAAGTCACCACGGATGCTCAGCTCCTTCAGGGCCACAACCATGTGCTTTCTGGAGGCAGCACGGTTCTCGCCGTAGGCGAAAATGTGACCGAACTGAGAGTCGGAGAAGCTGTGAATACCACCAGCGGAACCGACAGAGAAGTAACCCCAGAcgttggagctggagcggAAGTTCAAGTCGTGGAGCACACCGTTGGATGGCTTGAAGCCCTCACCGGGATCCTCGGAGGTGATACGGCAGGCCGTGGTGTGGCCCTTGGGCGTTGGCCTCCGCTGGGTCTTTTCACTTTCAGGGTTCGCAAACTGGAAGTCGATCTCGGTGGCCGTCTTGGGATCCACACCATACAGCAAACGGATGTCCTGAATCCGGTGAAGTGGGAGACCCATGGCGATCTGCAGCTGGGCAGCGGGGAGGTTAACACCGCTGACCATTTCGGTCGTGGGATGCTCGACCTGGAGACGAGGGTTCAACTCCAAGAAGTAGAACTTGTCATCGGCATGGGAGTACAAATACTCGACGGTACCGGCGGAAACGTAACCGACAAGCTTGCCGAGGCGaacggcagcctcctccatgGCCTTGAACGTGTTTGGCTTGGCAATGGTGACGGGGGCCTCTTCGATAATCTTTTGATGTCTGCGTTGGACCGAGCAATCTCTGCCAAACAGCGAAATGTTGTTGCCGTATTGATCAGCAAGCAATTGAACCTCCAAATGTCTCGCACTGTCGGCCAACTTCATGACGAAAATGGGAGAGCCAGGGATCTcgctcgccgccgccttgtAAAGCTCCTCGAAGGTCTCCTCGTTGACGACCTTGCGAATAcccttaccaccaccaccctcagaGGCCTTGACCATTACTGGGAAACCAAtctccttcgccttctccaagccCTCTTGCCATGAGCTCACGCAGCCCTTGAGGTAGACATCATCTGGAACTGTGACgatgccatcctcgtccaCACTCACTTGGGAAACGCCAGTACCAGACCATGGAATACATGGCACATCGGCGTGCTGAGCTACAATGGTGGAAGAGATCTTGTCACCGAGCGAGCGCATGGCAGAGCCCGGAGGACCGATGAACACAATCTTCTTTGGTGACGCGGCGAGGGACTCT from Podospora pseudoanserina strain CBS 124.78 chromosome 7 map unlocalized CBS124.78p_7.2, whole genome shotgun sequence includes these protein-coding regions:
- the ACC1 gene encoding acetyl-coenzyme-A carboxylase (EggNog:ENOG503NUU6; BUSCO:EOG092600T4; COG:I); the encoded protein is MGDTPRNGVIVPKSNGKASYAEKHKIASHFIGGNRLENAPPSKVKDFVANHDGHTVITNVLIANNGIAAVKEIRSVRKWAYETFGDERAIKFTVMATPEDLQANADYIRMADHYVEVPGGTNNHNYANVELIVDIAERMDVHAVWAGWGHASENPKLPESLAASPKKIVFIGPPGSAMRSLGDKISSTIVAQHADVPCIPWSGTGVSQVSVDEDGIVTVPDDVYLKGCVSSWQEGLEKAKEIGFPVMVKASEGGGGKGIRKVVNEETFEELYKAAASEIPGSPIFVMKLADSARHLEVQLLADQYGNNISLFGRDCSVQRRHQKIIEEAPVTIAKPNTFKAMEEAAVRLGKLVGYVSAGTVEYLYSHADDKFYFLELNPRLQVEHPTTEMVSGVNLPAAQLQIAMGLPLHRIQDIRLLYGVDPKTATEIDFQFANPESEKTQRRPTPKGHTTACRITSEDPGEGFKPSNGVLHDLNFRSSSNVWGYFSVGSAGGIHSFSDSQFGHIFAYGENRAASRKHMVVALKELSIRGDFRTTVEYLIKLLETEAFEDNTITTGWLDELISKKLTAERPDPMLAVVCGAVTKAHIASENCIAEYRAGLEKGQVPSKDILKTVFPVDFIYEGYRYKFTVSRSSSDSYHLFINGSKCTVGVRALSDGGLLVLLDGRSHNVYWKEEAAATRISVDSKTCLLEQENDPTQLRTPSPGKLVKYSVENGAHVRAGQTFAEVEVMKMYMPLIAQEDGIVQLIKQPGATLEAGDILGILALDDPSRVKQAQSFIGQLPEYGPPVVVGNKPAQKFTLLFNTLKNILMGFDNQVIMLQTLKGLIEVLRDPKLPYSEFSAQFSALHARMPQKLDAQFSSVLERASSRGAEFPARNLAKVFQKFLDDNVTSKSDADVLKTTLQPLTDVLDMYAEGQKVRELTVITELLNMYAEVERLFSGRRSQDEEVILQLRDQNKEDTSKVVQTVLSHTRVAAKNSLVLAILEEYRPNKPNVGNVGKYLRPVLRKMAELESRQTAKVSLKAREILIQCALPSLEERTAQMEHILRSSVVESRYGETGWDHREPNLEVIKEVVDSKYTVFDVLTLFFAHEDPWVSLAALEVYVRRAYRAYVLKKIEYHTDETETPSFVSWDFALRKIGQTEFGLPLQSAAPSSPATPVDNTFKRIHSISDMSYLERKTQEEPTRKGVIVPCKYLEDADDLLSRALDTLPVMNGAKKKTPGFIPDLSGKRRPPPPPRLDSIDELSAVVNVAIRDAEGRSDDEILKEILPLVHQFKDDLFARRVRRLTFICGRNDGSYPGYYTFRGPEYIEDDSIRHIEPSLAFQLELARLSKFKIKPVFTENKNIHMYEGVGKGVETDRRFFTRAVIRPGRLRDEIPTAEYLISEADRVINDIFDALEIIGTHNSDLNHMFINFTPVFQLQPQEVEQSLQGFLDRFGPRAWRLRVAQVEIRIICTDPSTGMPYPLRVIITNTSGYVIQVEMYAERKSDKGDWVFYSTGGTTKIGSMHLLPVSTPYPTKNWLQPKRYKAHLMGTQYVYDFPELFRQAIQNSWANAVKKVPSMAEKQPPVGECIEFNELVLDDHDNLAEVSRDPGTNTCGMVGWLISARTPEYPKGRKFVVVANDITFNIGSFGPKEDNFFYKCTELARKLGVPRIYLSANSGARLGLANELMPHFSVAWNEEGKPEAGFKYLYLNDEAKKRFESTVLTEEVSEGGEKRHKIVTIIGAEDGLGVECLRGSGLIAGATSRAYQDIFTCTLVTCRSVGIGAYLVRLGQRAVQIEGQPIILTGAPALNNLLGREVYTSNLQLGGTQIMYRNGVSHLTANDDFAGVSKIVEWMSFVPDKRNNPVPISLGIDSWDRDVVFTPEQKKPYDVRWMIAGKQDEDGFQPGLFDKDSFVETLGGWARTVVVGRARLGGIPMGVIGVETRSVENITPADPANPDSIEQVSNEAGGVWYPNSAFKTAQAINDFNYGEQLPLMILANWRGFSGGQRDMYNEVLKYGSYIVDALVKFEQPVFIYIPPFGELRGGSWVVVDPTINPTAMEMYADVDARGGVLEPEGIIGIKYRKDKQLETMARLDPVYSGLKRQIADTSLSKEEIDEIKKKMTEREQELLPVYAQISLQFADLHDRAGRMKAKGVIREVLEWRNARRFFYWRVRRRLNEEYILRRLASAAAVSGVHNKNAAAAAQARARHLSLLESWCGIAHFDKSDREVAIWYEENRKVVHEKVEHLKAEALQAEMRELVRLGSQSTEDAASNPAWKGIRDVLHTMPVQEREKMLQYLKQV